Proteins found in one Corynebacterium zhongnanshanii genomic segment:
- a CDS encoding DUF4236 domain-containing protein: MGFGYRKTKKIGPFRFTASKSGVSSSVGVGPFRITRNARGKISTSSRTGIPGLSFRKQWK; encoded by the coding sequence ATGGGTTTTGGATATCGTAAAACAAAGAAAATCGGTCCCTTCCGCTTCACCGCCAGCAAGTCTGGCGTGAGCTCGTCAGTGGGCGTGGGGCCATTCCGCATCACCCGCAATGCGCGCGGCAAGATCAGCACCAGCTCCCGCACCGGCATTCCCGGGTTGAGCTTCCGGAAGCAGTGGAAGTAG
- the idi gene encoding isopentenyl-diphosphate Delta-isomerase, with protein sequence MTHPHASTDELVVLLSSDGHPIGTHPKATVHTHDTHYHLAFSCYLVNQAGQVLITRRALTKVAWPGVWTNSVCGHPAPGESFADAIRRRARHELGMDIEPPELVLGGFSYRAVDASGIVEWEKCPVYVARAASECQPNPDEVCDFQWVEAASVLRAVDAMPRAFSPWMGEQLAHQELRARLERG encoded by the coding sequence ATGACTCACCCCCACGCCAGTACCGACGAGCTGGTGGTGCTGCTTAGCTCCGACGGCCACCCCATCGGCACCCACCCCAAGGCCACCGTCCACACCCATGACACCCACTACCACCTGGCCTTTTCCTGCTACCTGGTGAACCAGGCCGGGCAGGTGCTGATCACCCGCCGCGCCCTGACTAAGGTGGCGTGGCCGGGCGTGTGGACCAATTCCGTCTGTGGTCATCCGGCGCCGGGGGAGAGCTTCGCCGATGCTATCCGACGCCGGGCGCGCCACGAACTCGGCATGGACATAGAACCACCGGAGCTGGTGCTGGGCGGCTTTTCCTATCGCGCCGTGGACGCCAGCGGGATCGTGGAATGGGAGAAGTGCCCTGTGTACGTGGCCAGGGCTGCGAGCGAGTGTCAGCCAAACCCGGACGAGGTGTGCGACTTTCAGTGGGTGGAGGCGGCGTCCGTGCTGCGGGCGGTGGATGCGATGCCGCGGGCGTTCAGCCCGTGGATGGGCGAGCAGCTGGCGCACCAGGAGCTGCGGGCGCGACTGGAACGCGGCTAG
- a CDS encoding phytoene/squalene synthase family protein — protein MGTQLEVEVNVRTHQQPPAGRLYTAMATRSAAQVIAAYSTSFSLATRLLDAQTRQDIRNLYAVVRIADEIVDGAAATGTSEQAQTQKAALLDAYEQQVMDAPAHPFHTDPVLHAYADTARRCHLEPEHMQAFFASMRMDIRTTEHSPESLQSYIYGSAEVIGLMCLAIFLRGQHRCPAELRQLRAGAQALGSAFQKINFLRDLGDDYAHLGRLYFPAAAQSTETTAHNGHTLTDATKTHIVEEIRGEVRLASEAIDLLPLRPQMAVRAATDLFATLLEDINATPAAALPHTRVSVSTPRKAGIALRATATTLRRWRPHRRTP, from the coding sequence GTGGGAACACAACTGGAGGTGGAGGTGAACGTGCGGACGCACCAACAACCCCCGGCCGGCCGGCTCTACACCGCGATGGCCACCCGCTCGGCAGCGCAGGTCATCGCCGCCTATTCCACCAGCTTCAGCCTTGCGACCCGCCTGCTGGATGCACAGACCCGCCAGGACATCCGCAACCTCTACGCGGTGGTCCGCATCGCCGATGAGATCGTCGATGGGGCCGCCGCCACCGGCACCTCGGAGCAAGCACAGACCCAGAAGGCAGCGCTGCTGGACGCCTACGAACAGCAAGTCATGGACGCTCCCGCACACCCCTTCCACACCGACCCGGTGCTGCACGCCTATGCGGACACCGCCCGCCGCTGCCACCTCGAGCCCGAGCACATGCAGGCCTTCTTCGCCAGCATGCGAATGGACATCCGCACCACGGAGCACTCCCCGGAAAGCCTCCAGAGCTATATCTATGGCTCCGCAGAAGTCATCGGGCTGATGTGCCTGGCGATCTTCCTGCGCGGACAACATCGCTGCCCAGCAGAGCTTCGGCAGTTGCGCGCCGGCGCGCAGGCGTTGGGCTCGGCCTTCCAGAAGATCAACTTCTTACGGGACCTCGGCGACGATTACGCGCACCTGGGCCGCCTCTATTTCCCCGCCGCCGCGCAGAGCACCGAGACCACCGCACACAACGGGCACACCCTCACCGACGCCACGAAAACCCACATCGTTGAAGAGATCCGGGGGGAGGTGCGCTTGGCGTCGGAGGCAATAGATCTTCTCCCGCTGCGCCCGCAGATGGCAGTGCGCGCGGCCACGGACCTCTTTGCCACCCTGCTGGAGGACATCAACGCCACCCCCGCCGCCGCCCTGCCGCACACGCGCGTGTCCGTCTCCACCCCGCGCAAAGCCGGCATCGCGCTGCGCGCCACCGCCACCACACTGCGCCGATGGCGGCCACACAGGAGGACACCATGA
- a CDS encoding DNA-directed RNA polymerase subunit beta': MLDVNFFDELRIGLATADDIRRWSRGEVKKPETINYRTLKPEKDGLFCERIFGPTRDWECACGKYKRVRYKGIICERCGVEVTKSKVRRERMGHIELAAPVTHIWYFKGVPSRLGYLLDLAPKDLEKIIYFAANIITSVDEEGRHNDLTTLEAEMLLEKKEVEADRDAELAERAQTLEEDLAQLEANGAKADAKKKVQSAADREMRHIRERAEREIDRLDEIWNTFVKLAPKQMIVDENIYTELQDRYEDYFTGGMGAEAIQTLIRGFDLEAEAESLREVIRDGKGQKKLRALKRLKVVAAFLRSGNDPAGMVLDCIPVIPPELRPMVQLDGGRFATSDLNDLYRRVINRNNRLKRMLDLGAPEIIVNNEKRMLQESVDALFDNGRRGRPVTGPGNRPLKSLSDLLKGKQGRFRQNLLGKRVDYSGRSVIIVGPQLKLHQCGLPKLMALELFKPFVMKRLVEKSYAQNIKSAKRMVERQRSEVWDVLEEAIAEHPVMLNRAPTLHRLGIQAFEPVLVEGKAIQLHPLACEAFNADFDGDQMAVHLPLSAEAQAEARILMLASNNILSPASGKPLAMPRLDMVTGLYFLTMPKGREEFGGQGAYTPATEDAPAQGVYSSLAEAIMAFDRGVLGLQAPIKVRISHLRPPADIEAELFPDGWQRGQTWLAETTLGRVLFNELLPWNYPYVEGVMAKKPQAAIINDLAAKYPMITVAQTVDKLKDAGFYWATRSGVTITMHDVLVLPNKREILDSYEAKARVIERKMARGKINESERYQSLVDLWKEATDFVGQSVEDLYPDDNPIPMIVKSGAAGNMRQIWTLAGMKGMVTNSLGDYITRPIKTSFREGLSVLEYFNNSHGSRKGLADTALRTADSGYLTRRLVDVAQDVIIREDDCGTKQGVVMNVADAVLDAEGNPTGQFTRADFVETSVAGRYLAADATNAQGDVLLAAGEVINDSDIDAFIAAGVETVKVRSVLTCATATGVCSTCYGKSMATGKKVDIGEAVGIVAAQSIGEPGTQLTMRTFHQGGVGGDITGGLPRVQELFEARVPKAKSPIASVDGRVKIEDDDNFFTLTIVPDDGSEEVVYEKLSKRQGLATLANGGVERPIRDGDSVKMGQQLLKGSADPHEVLRVMGRRGVQQHLINEVQKVYRDQGVAIHDKHIEIIVRQMLRRVTVIDSGSTEFLPGSLVEHADAVAASKEAVKSGGRPVEVRAEIMGITKASLATESWLSAASFQETTRVLTDAAINKRSDKLIGLKENVIIGKLIPAGTGIARYRNITVEPTEEARAAAYSLPSSFGDGFYGDDAYGDFTGAAVPLDDLQL, from the coding sequence GTGCTGGACGTTAACTTCTTCGATGAGCTTCGCATCGGACTCGCTACTGCTGACGATATTCGTCGTTGGTCCCGTGGTGAGGTTAAGAAGCCTGAGACCATTAACTACCGTACTCTCAAGCCTGAGAAGGACGGTCTGTTCTGCGAGCGTATTTTCGGACCTACCCGCGACTGGGAGTGTGCTTGTGGTAAGTACAAGCGTGTCCGCTACAAGGGCATCATCTGTGAGCGCTGTGGTGTAGAGGTCACCAAGTCCAAGGTGCGCCGTGAGCGCATGGGCCACATTGAGCTGGCTGCACCTGTGACTCACATTTGGTACTTCAAGGGTGTTCCTTCCCGCCTGGGTTACCTGCTGGACTTGGCTCCGAAGGACCTGGAGAAGATCATCTACTTCGCTGCCAACATCATCACCTCTGTGGATGAGGAGGGTCGCCACAACGACCTGACCACCTTGGAGGCAGAGATGCTTCTGGAGAAGAAGGAAGTGGAGGCTGACCGCGATGCCGAGCTGGCTGAGCGTGCTCAGACTCTGGAGGAGGATCTGGCTCAGCTGGAGGCCAATGGTGCCAAGGCTGACGCGAAGAAGAAGGTGCAGTCCGCGGCTGACCGCGAGATGCGCCACATCCGTGAGCGTGCGGAGCGTGAGATCGACCGTTTGGACGAGATCTGGAACACGTTCGTGAAGCTGGCTCCGAAGCAGATGATTGTGGATGAGAACATCTACACCGAGCTGCAGGACCGCTATGAGGATTACTTCACCGGCGGCATGGGTGCGGAGGCTATCCAGACCCTGATCCGCGGCTTCGACTTGGAGGCCGAGGCCGAGTCCCTGCGTGAGGTCATCCGCGATGGCAAGGGCCAGAAGAAGCTGCGTGCTCTGAAGCGCCTGAAGGTGGTTGCCGCCTTCCTGCGTTCCGGTAACGACCCTGCGGGCATGGTGCTGGATTGCATCCCTGTGATCCCACCAGAGCTGCGTCCGATGGTTCAGCTGGACGGTGGCCGCTTCGCCACGTCCGACCTGAACGATCTGTACCGCCGCGTGATTAACCGCAACAATCGCCTGAAGCGCATGCTGGATCTGGGTGCGCCTGAGATCATCGTGAACAACGAGAAGCGCATGCTTCAGGAGTCCGTGGACGCCCTGTTCGACAATGGCCGACGCGGCCGTCCAGTCACCGGCCCAGGTAACCGTCCGCTGAAGTCTCTGTCTGACCTGTTGAAGGGTAAGCAGGGCCGCTTCCGCCAGAACCTGCTGGGTAAGCGCGTGGACTACTCCGGTCGTTCCGTGATTATCGTGGGTCCTCAGCTGAAGCTGCACCAGTGTGGTCTGCCGAAGCTGATGGCCCTGGAGCTGTTCAAGCCATTCGTGATGAAGCGTCTGGTGGAGAAGAGCTACGCGCAGAACATCAAGTCCGCTAAGCGCATGGTGGAGCGTCAGCGTTCCGAGGTGTGGGATGTGCTGGAAGAGGCCATCGCCGAGCACCCTGTGATGTTGAACCGTGCACCAACGCTGCACCGTCTGGGTATTCAGGCCTTCGAGCCTGTCCTGGTGGAGGGTAAGGCTATCCAGCTGCACCCTCTGGCCTGTGAGGCCTTCAACGCCGACTTCGATGGTGACCAGATGGCTGTGCACTTGCCACTGAGTGCTGAGGCGCAAGCCGAGGCTCGTATCCTGATGCTGGCCTCCAACAACATTTTGTCTCCTGCGTCCGGTAAGCCTCTGGCTATGCCGCGTCTGGACATGGTGACGGGCCTGTACTTCCTGACGATGCCGAAGGGCCGCGAGGAGTTCGGTGGTCAGGGTGCGTACACCCCTGCCACGGAGGATGCTCCTGCTCAGGGCGTGTACTCCTCCCTGGCTGAGGCCATCATGGCGTTCGACCGTGGTGTGCTGGGCCTGCAGGCTCCCATCAAGGTGCGCATCAGCCACCTGCGTCCGCCTGCGGACATCGAGGCTGAGCTGTTCCCCGATGGCTGGCAGCGTGGCCAGACCTGGTTGGCGGAGACCACCTTGGGTCGCGTGCTGTTCAACGAGCTGCTGCCGTGGAACTACCCGTATGTTGAGGGTGTGATGGCGAAGAAGCCTCAGGCTGCCATCATTAACGACTTGGCTGCGAAGTACCCGATGATTACCGTGGCACAGACCGTGGACAAGTTGAAGGATGCTGGTTTCTACTGGGCTACTCGTTCCGGTGTGACTATCACCATGCATGACGTGCTGGTTCTTCCGAACAAGCGTGAGATCCTGGACTCCTACGAGGCCAAGGCTCGTGTGATTGAGAGGAAGATGGCGCGAGGAAAGATCAACGAGTCCGAGCGCTACCAGTCCCTGGTGGACCTGTGGAAGGAAGCTACGGACTTCGTGGGTCAGTCTGTGGAGGACCTGTACCCGGATGACAACCCAATTCCGATGATCGTGAAGTCCGGTGCTGCCGGTAACATGCGTCAGATTTGGACCCTGGCAGGCATGAAGGGTATGGTCACGAACTCCCTGGGTGACTACATCACCCGTCCGATTAAGACCTCCTTCCGTGAGGGCCTGTCGGTGCTGGAGTACTTCAACAACTCGCACGGTTCCCGTAAGGGTCTGGCGGATACAGCTCTGCGTACCGCGGACTCGGGTTACCTGACTCGCCGTCTGGTGGATGTGGCGCAGGACGTCATCATCCGCGAGGACGATTGTGGCACCAAGCAGGGCGTGGTCATGAACGTGGCCGATGCTGTGCTGGATGCTGAGGGCAACCCCACGGGTCAGTTCACTCGCGCGGACTTCGTGGAGACGTCTGTGGCTGGCCGTTACCTGGCCGCCGACGCCACGAACGCTCAGGGCGACGTGCTGCTTGCTGCCGGTGAGGTGATTAATGATTCTGATATCGACGCCTTTATCGCCGCGGGGGTTGAGACCGTCAAGGTTCGTTCCGTGTTGACCTGTGCTACCGCGACGGGCGTGTGCTCGACGTGCTACGGCAAGTCCATGGCGACGGGCAAGAAGGTGGACATCGGTGAGGCTGTGGGTATTGTGGCCGCGCAGTCCATTGGTGAGCCCGGTACTCAGCTGACGATGCGTACGTTCCACCAGGGTGGTGTTGGTGGCGACATTACGGGTGGTCTGCCTCGTGTGCAGGAGCTGTTTGAGGCTCGTGTGCCGAAGGCGAAGTCCCCGATTGCCTCCGTGGATGGCCGCGTGAAGATTGAGGACGACGATAACTTCTTCACCTTGACCATCGTCCCTGATGATGGTTCCGAAGAGGTTGTGTACGAGAAGCTGTCGAAGCGCCAGGGCTTGGCTACGCTGGCCAACGGTGGTGTGGAGCGTCCGATCCGCGATGGCGATAGCGTCAAGATGGGTCAGCAGTTGCTGAAGGGCTCTGCGGATCCGCATGAGGTTCTTCGTGTGATGGGCCGCCGTGGTGTGCAGCAGCACCTGATTAACGAGGTGCAGAAGGTGTACCGCGATCAGGGTGTGGCTATCCACGATAAGCACATTGAGATCATTGTGCGCCAGATGCTGCGCCGCGTGACGGTGATTGATTCCGGTTCTACGGAGTTCCTGCCTGGTTCGTTGGTGGAGCACGCTGATGCTGTGGCTGCGTCCAAGGAAGCTGTGAAGTCCGGTGGACGTCCGGTGGAGGTCCGTGCGGAGATCATGGGTATCACGAAGGCCTCCCTGGCTACGGAGTCCTGGCTGTCTGCTGCGTCCTTCCAGGAGACCACTCGTGTCCTGACGGATGCTGCGATCAACAAGCGCTCCGATAAGCTGATCGGTCTGAAGGAGAACGTGATCATCGGTAAGCTGATCCCGGCTGGTACGGGTATCGCGCGTTACCGCAACATCACGGTGGAGCCTACCGAGGAGGCGCGCGCTGCAGCGTACTCGCTGCCATCGTCCTTCGGTGATGGCTTCTATGGTGATGACGCCTACGGTGACTTCACCGGAGCTGCAGTTCCGCTGGATGACCTGCAACTCTAA
- a CDS encoding DNA-directed RNA polymerase subunit beta, with translation MLEGPILAVSRQTSSVAGIPGASQRHSFAKIDSPIEVPGLLDLQRESFAWLVGTPEWRARAQAEAGEGVRITSGLEDILEELSPIEDYSENMSLTLSEPRFDEAKSTIDEAKEKDINYAAPLYVTAEFTNAMSGEIKSQTVFIGDFPIMTENGTFIINGTERVVVSQLVRSPGVYFDASIDATTERPLHAVKVIPSRGAWLEFDVDKRDTVGVRIDRKRRQPVTVLLKALGLSTQEITDRFGFSEIMMSTLEKDGVANTDEALLEIYRKQRPGESPTRDSAQALLENSFFKDKRYDLAKVGRYKVNRKLGLGGDHEGNMTLTEEDILTTIEYLVRLHAGEKTMTSPEGVEIPIGVDDIDHFGNRRLRTVGELIQNQVRVGLSRMERVVRERMTTQDAESITPTSLINVRPVSAAIREFFGTSQLSQFMDQNNSLSGLTHKRRLSALGPGGLSRERAGLEVRDVHPSHYGRMCPIETPEGPNIGLIGSLSSYARVNSFGFIETPYRRVVDGKITDEVEYFTADEEDRHVIAQANTPFDADHKFTEDRIEVRLRGGDVEVVPADQVDYMDVSPRQMVSVATAMIPFLEHDDANRALMGANMQRQAVPLMRSEAPYVGTGMELRAAYDAGDMIIAPKAGVVEYVSADYITVMDDDGVRDTFMLRKFERTNQGTSYNQKPLVDEGDRVEAGQVLADGPGTDNGEMALGKNLLVAFMPWEGHNYEDAIILNQRMVEEDVLTSIHIEEHEIDARDTKLGPEEITRDIPNVGEDVLKDLDERGIVRIGADVRDGDILVGKVTPKGETELTPEERLLRAIFGEKAREVRDTSMKVPHGETGKVIGVRVFSREDDDDLAAGVNEMVRVYVAQKRKIQDGDKLAGRHGNKGVVGKILPAEDMPFLPDGTPVDIILNTHGVPRRMNIGQVLEVHLGWLAKAGWKVDTESQDPKIQAMLETLPEHLYDVPADSLTATPVFDGASNAELSGLLRSSLPNRDGIRLVDDFGKAQLIDGRSGEPFPYPVAVGYMYILKLHHLVDEKIHARSTGPYSMITQQPLGGKAQFGGQRFGEMEVWAMQAYGAAYTLQELLTIKSDDVVGRVKVYEAIVKGENIPDPGIPESFKVLLKELQSLCLNVEVLAADGTPMELSSDDDDELDSANAALGINLSRDERPDADLEVG, from the coding sequence GTGCTGGAAGGACCCATCTTGGCAGTCTCCCGCCAGACAAGTTCAGTGGCCGGAATCCCTGGAGCATCTCAGCGACACTCGTTCGCGAAGATTGATTCTCCCATCGAGGTTCCAGGCCTTCTTGACCTCCAACGAGAGTCCTTCGCTTGGCTCGTTGGCACCCCTGAGTGGCGTGCCCGTGCACAAGCCGAGGCAGGGGAGGGCGTTCGCATCACCAGCGGACTCGAGGACATCCTCGAAGAGCTTTCCCCGATTGAAGATTATTCGGAGAACATGTCCCTGACCCTCTCCGAACCACGCTTCGATGAGGCAAAGTCCACCATCGACGAAGCGAAGGAAAAGGACATTAACTACGCGGCACCACTGTACGTGACCGCGGAGTTTACCAACGCGATGTCTGGTGAAATTAAGTCCCAGACCGTGTTCATCGGCGATTTCCCGATCATGACGGAAAACGGCACCTTCATCATCAACGGCACCGAGCGTGTTGTTGTGTCCCAGCTGGTGCGTTCCCCCGGCGTGTACTTTGACGCGTCCATCGACGCGACCACGGAGCGTCCCCTGCACGCCGTGAAGGTGATCCCTTCCCGTGGTGCATGGCTGGAGTTCGACGTGGACAAGCGCGATACCGTCGGCGTGCGCATCGACCGCAAGCGTCGCCAGCCCGTGACTGTTCTGCTGAAGGCCCTGGGCCTCAGCACCCAGGAGATCACGGACCGCTTCGGCTTCTCCGAGATCATGATGTCCACCCTGGAAAAGGACGGTGTGGCCAACACCGACGAGGCACTGCTGGAGATCTACCGCAAGCAGCGCCCAGGCGAGTCCCCCACGCGCGACTCCGCACAGGCTTTGCTGGAGAACTCCTTCTTCAAGGACAAGCGCTACGACCTGGCGAAGGTGGGTCGTTACAAGGTCAACCGCAAGCTGGGTCTGGGTGGCGACCACGAGGGCAACATGACCCTCACGGAAGAGGACATCCTCACCACCATCGAGTACCTGGTGCGCCTGCACGCGGGTGAGAAGACCATGACCTCCCCAGAGGGCGTGGAGATCCCTATCGGCGTGGATGACATCGACCACTTCGGTAACCGCCGCCTGCGCACCGTGGGTGAGCTGATTCAGAACCAGGTGCGTGTGGGTCTGTCCCGCATGGAGCGCGTGGTGCGCGAGCGCATGACCACGCAGGACGCGGAGTCCATCACTCCAACGTCCCTGATTAACGTGCGCCCTGTGTCCGCCGCGATCCGTGAGTTCTTCGGTACCTCGCAGCTGTCCCAGTTCATGGACCAGAACAACTCCCTGTCTGGCCTGACGCACAAGCGCCGCCTGTCCGCACTGGGCCCGGGTGGTCTGTCCCGTGAGCGCGCTGGCCTGGAGGTCCGTGACGTTCACCCATCTCACTACGGCCGCATGTGCCCGATTGAGACTCCTGAGGGTCCGAACATTGGTCTGATCGGTTCCCTGTCTTCCTACGCTCGCGTGAATAGCTTCGGCTTCATCGAGACGCCGTACCGTCGCGTGGTGGATGGCAAGATCACCGACGAGGTGGAGTACTTCACCGCGGATGAGGAGGATCGCCACGTCATTGCCCAGGCGAATACTCCGTTCGACGCGGATCACAAGTTCACCGAAGACCGTATTGAGGTCCGTCTGCGCGGCGGCGACGTGGAGGTCGTTCCGGCAGATCAGGTTGATTACATGGACGTGTCGCCGCGTCAGATGGTTTCCGTGGCGACTGCGATGATTCCGTTCCTGGAACATGACGACGCCAACCGTGCGTTGATGGGAGCGAACATGCAGCGTCAGGCTGTGCCACTGATGCGCTCCGAGGCTCCGTACGTGGGTACCGGTATGGAGTTGCGTGCGGCCTACGATGCCGGTGACATGATCATCGCTCCGAAGGCCGGTGTGGTGGAGTACGTGTCCGCTGATTACATCACCGTCATGGATGACGATGGTGTGCGTGACACGTTCATGCTGCGCAAGTTCGAGCGTACGAACCAGGGCACCAGCTACAACCAGAAGCCTCTGGTTGACGAGGGTGACCGCGTGGAGGCCGGCCAGGTTCTGGCTGACGGCCCGGGCACGGACAACGGTGAGATGGCACTGGGTAAGAACCTGCTGGTTGCCTTCATGCCGTGGGAAGGCCACAACTACGAGGACGCGATCATCCTGAACCAGCGCATGGTGGAGGAGGACGTTCTGACGTCCATCCACATCGAGGAGCACGAGATTGATGCTCGTGACACCAAGCTGGGACCGGAGGAGATCACCCGCGACATTCCTAACGTGGGTGAGGACGTTCTGAAGGACCTGGATGAACGCGGTATTGTCCGCATCGGTGCGGATGTTCGCGATGGTGACATCCTGGTTGGTAAGGTCACCCCGAAGGGTGAGACGGAGCTGACCCCTGAGGAGCGCCTGCTGCGCGCCATCTTCGGGGAGAAGGCCCGCGAGGTACGCGATACTTCCATGAAGGTACCGCACGGTGAGACCGGTAAGGTCATCGGCGTGCGCGTGTTCTCCCGTGAGGACGACGACGATCTGGCAGCCGGCGTGAACGAGATGGTTCGCGTGTACGTGGCCCAGAAGCGCAAGATCCAGGACGGCGATAAGCTGGCCGGTCGCCACGGTAACAAGGGTGTGGTGGGCAAGATTCTGCCTGCTGAGGACATGCCATTCCTGCCGGACGGTACTCCGGTGGACATCATCCTGAACACCCACGGTGTGCCTCGCCGTATGAACATCGGCCAGGTGCTGGAAGTGCACTTGGGCTGGTTGGCGAAGGCCGGCTGGAAGGTTGATACGGAGTCCCAGGATCCAAAGATCCAGGCGATGCTGGAGACCCTGCCGGAGCACCTGTACGACGTTCCTGCAGATTCCCTGACGGCTACCCCTGTGTTCGACGGTGCGTCGAACGCGGAGCTGTCCGGTCTGCTGCGTTCCTCCCTGCCGAACCGTGATGGCATTCGCCTGGTGGATGATTTCGGTAAGGCCCAGCTGATTGACGGCCGTTCCGGCGAGCCGTTCCCATACCCGGTGGCTGTGGGCTACATGTACATCCTGAAGCTGCACCACTTGGTGGATGAGAAGATTCACGCTCGTTCCACGGGTCCTTACTCCATGATTACCCAGCAGCCTCTGGGTGGTAAGGCTCAGTTCGGTGGTCAGCGCTTCGGTGAGATGGAGGTGTGGGCTATGCAGGCGTATGGTGCCGCCTACACGCTGCAGGAGCTTCTGACCATCAAGTCCGATGACGTGGTGGGCCGTGTGAAGGTCTATGAAGCCATTGTGAAGGGTGAGAACATCCCTGATCCTGGTATCCCTGAGTCCTTCAAGGTGCTGTTGAAGGAGCTGCAGTCCCTGTGCCTGAACGTTGAGGTTCTGGCCGCGGATGGTACTCCGATGGAGCTGTCTTCCGACGACGACGATGAGCTGGACAGCGCTAACGCTGCCCTGGGCATCAACTTGTCGCGTGATGAGCGTCCGGATGCTGACTTAGAGGTCGGCTAG
- a CDS encoding DUF3068 domain-containing protein yields MRSKLYPIAIVTLIIGVALLTAGYLLPQKVTEEKPLPLQLATSTLTLEDDEASVGSAYPATGGKTIKAPVIKQYDMALGQPASEDSAAAKVGVSVARGDIDEDEKALLNAQIWSFTVDRFTGEVRGQAKVSDTPATPPTAVDNMGQWVKFPQEVEQRDYEYFDDQVRKPVKAAYQGTVTHQDQAGKDVELYVFKQEIPDTDVSSQYDSLWNTQMLRKDGSDERVEGHLTYSGTRTITVEPRSGMIVALDENLNARYLDDQGNKLDDLLVFNGRTTEKVEHDMLAQAQKLGEFRHTSSWGFGLTGLGAIVTAASLIALVVYRRRP; encoded by the coding sequence ATGCGCTCGAAACTGTACCCCATCGCGATCGTCACGCTGATCATCGGCGTGGCTCTGCTCACCGCGGGGTATCTGCTCCCACAAAAAGTCACCGAGGAAAAGCCGCTCCCATTGCAGCTTGCTACGTCTACGCTCACGCTGGAAGACGACGAGGCCAGCGTCGGATCTGCATATCCAGCAACGGGCGGCAAGACCATCAAGGCCCCCGTCATCAAGCAGTATGATATGGCGCTGGGACAGCCGGCGTCTGAGGATTCCGCGGCGGCGAAGGTGGGCGTGAGCGTGGCGCGTGGCGACATCGACGAAGATGAAAAGGCACTGCTGAACGCGCAGATCTGGAGCTTTACCGTGGACCGCTTCACGGGGGAGGTGCGGGGTCAGGCGAAAGTCTCGGATACTCCGGCCACGCCGCCGACGGCCGTGGACAACATGGGGCAGTGGGTGAAGTTCCCGCAGGAAGTGGAGCAGCGGGACTACGAGTACTTCGACGACCAGGTGCGCAAGCCCGTCAAGGCCGCCTACCAGGGCACCGTGACCCACCAAGATCAGGCCGGCAAGGATGTGGAGTTGTACGTCTTCAAGCAGGAGATTCCGGACACGGATGTGTCCTCTCAGTACGACTCCCTGTGGAACACGCAAATGCTGCGCAAGGATGGCAGCGATGAACGGGTGGAGGGGCACCTGACGTACTCCGGGACACGCACCATCACGGTGGAGCCACGCAGCGGCATGATCGTGGCGCTGGACGAGAACCTGAATGCCCGATACCTGGACGATCAGGGCAACAAGCTGGATGACCTGCTGGTTTTCAACGGCCGCACCACGGAGAAAGTGGAGCACGACATGCTTGCGCAGGCGCAAAAACTGGGCGAATTTCGGCACACCTCGTCGTGGGGATTTGGGCTGACGGGTTTGGGTGCTATTGTGACTGCAGCATCGCTGATCGCGCTTGTTGTGTATAGGCGCCGTCCGTAG
- the rplL gene encoding 50S ribosomal protein L7/L12 translates to MAKFTNDELIEAFKEMTLIELSEFVKLFEDTFDVTAAAPVAVAAAGAAGGEAAAAEEKDEFDVVLEDGGAKKIGVIKVVREIVSGLGLKEAKELVESAPKAILEGASKDDAEAAKTKLEEAGAKVSLK, encoded by the coding sequence ATGGCTAAGTTCACCAACGATGAGCTCATCGAAGCTTTCAAGGAAATGACCCTCATCGAGCTGTCCGAGTTCGTGAAGCTGTTCGAGGACACCTTCGACGTAACCGCTGCTGCTCCAGTTGCAGTTGCAGCTGCCGGCGCTGCTGGCGGCGAGGCTGCTGCTGCTGAGGAGAAGGACGAGTTCGACGTTGTTCTGGAAGACGGCGGCGCTAAGAAGATCGGCGTTATTAAGGTCGTTCGCGAGATCGTCTCCGGCCTGGGCCTGAAGGAAGCTAAGGAGCTGGTTGAGTCCGCTCCTAAGGCTATCCTGGAGGGTGCTTCCAAGGACGACGCTGAGGCTGCCAAGACCAAGCTGGAAGAGGCTGGCGCAAAGGTCTCCCTCAAGTAA